In Cryptomeria japonica chromosome 10, Sugi_1.0, whole genome shotgun sequence, a genomic segment contains:
- the LOC131058140 gene encoding NDR1/HIN1-like protein 6, with the protein MDSKSSPYNRSYAGSFSEQESNNNYVARISCKRCTCCVLTVLLEILIIISVIAILAFFVLKPKKPEFALQYAQMESLNIEPPTLSDMAIYLTMNITMIFTAMNPNKVGLKYKPANFFVMYGGIPLGFATIPAFYQPSHCNTTLQAQFVVKRINIQENPTVELMRDITVNRRLEMRIIGDVEAGLTFIGINLPKIKVLVDCELKVRSQQNLVRDKTRGADEVDIFSSPVTVNQMCSILVYV; encoded by the exons ATGGATTCAAAATCTTCTCCATACAATCGTTCTTATGCAGGGTCATTTAGCGAACAAGAGTCAAATAACAACTATGTCGCTCGCATTTCTTGTAAGCGATGCACCTGCTGCGTTCTAACAGTACTCCTTGAAATCTTGATCATTATATCAGTCATTGCCATTCTAGCCTTCTTTGTCCTGAAGCCCAAGAAGCCTGAATTTGCCTTACAGTATGCTCAAATGGAGTCCCTGAACATCGAACCTCCGACCCTTTCAGACATGGCAATCTATCTCACCATGAACATCACCATGATTTTCACCGCCATGAATCCCAACAAGGTGGGACTCAAATACAAGCCTGCAAATTTTTTTGTAATGTACGGGGGAATACCCTTGGGCTTCGCTACCATCCCAGCTTTCTATCAACCTTCACATTGCAATACAACTCTTCAGGCCCAGTTTGTGGTGAAAAGAATTAATATTCAGGAGAATCCCACTGTGGAGCTTATGAGAGATATCACTGTAAATCGTAGGCTTGAGATGCGTATAATTGGGGATGTTGAAGCTGGATTAACATTCATAGGAATAAATTTACCAAAAATTAAG GTGTTGGTGGATTGCGAGCTTAAAGTGAGGTCTCAGCAAAATCTTGTGAGGGACAAAACCAGAGGCGCGGATGAG GTAGACATTTTCTCTTCTCCGGTGACGGTTAACCAAATGTGCTCAATACTTGTGTACGTATGA